In Gossypium raimondii isolate GPD5lz chromosome 12, ASM2569854v1, whole genome shotgun sequence, a single window of DNA contains:
- the LOC105764572 gene encoding transcription factor bHLH30 — MCGKKDEDQGECSQAIHNIQGYQEQIYMQQQHQQMQQQQHNIDLFGGTRGGLIFPEVSPILPWSLPPIHNFNPALFTGNPVRDDDPFLVPPPPTSYGGLFNRRAPSLQFAYDGTSADHLRILSDTLGPGVQPGSAPFGLQAELGKMTAQEIMDAKALAASKSHSEAERRRRERINNHLAKLRSLLPSTTKTDKASLLAEVIQHVKELKRQTSLIAETSPVPTEIDELTVDTSEEDGKFVIKASLCCEDRSDLLPDLIKTLKALHLKTLKAEITTLGGRVKNVLFITGEEDSSSSGEQQQQQLQYCISSIQEALKAVMEKTSVDESSSGNVKRQRTNISILEHRSL; from the exons ATGTGTGGAAAGAAAGACGAAGATCAGGGAGAGTGTTCTCAAGCTATCCATAACATACAAGGTTACCAGGAACAGATATATATGCAACAACAACATCAACAGATGCAGCAGCAACAGCACAATATTGATTTATTTGGAGGAACTAGGGGAGGGCTGATATTCCCTGAAGTATCTCCCATCCTACCATGGTCTCTCCCTCCGATTCACAATTTCAATCCAGCCCTCTTCACTGGAAACCCGGTTCGAGACGATGACCCCTTTTTGGTCCCTCCTCCGCCAACCTCGTATGGGGGTTTATTCAACAGAAGAGCTCCTTCCCTACAGTTTGCATATGATGGCACCTCAGCTGATCATCTAAGGATCTTATCTGACACACTAGGACCGGGGGTTCAACCCGGCTCAGCTCCTTTCGGGCTCCAAGCTGAGCTGGGGAAGATGACCGCTCAAGAAATCATGGATGCTAAGGCTCTCGCTGCTTCTAAAAGTCACAGTGAAGCtgaaaggagaagaagagaacGAATCAACAACCATCTGGCCAAGCTACGCAGCTTACTCCCAAGCACCACCAAA ACGGACAAGGCTTCACTGCTTGCAGAAGTAATCCAACATGTTAAGGAGCTGAAACGACAGACCTCTTTGATAGCAGAAACCAGTCCTGTGCCCACCGAAATTGATGAGCTAACCGTGGATACGTCGGAAGAAGATGGTAAGTTTGTGATCAAAGCTTCACTTTGCTGTGAAGATAGATCCGACCTTTTGCCTGACCTAATCAAAACATTGAAAGCTTTACACTTGAAGACACTAAAAGCTGAGATTACAACGCTTGGTGGGCGTGTAAAGAATGTTCTGTTTATAACCGGAGAGGAAGACTCCAGTAGTAGCGGTGAGCAGCAGCAACAGCAGCTGCAGTATTGTATTAGTTCAATACAAGAAGCATTGAAAGCGGTGATGGAGAAGACTTCTGTGGACGAGTCTTCTTCAGGGAATGTGAAGAGACAAAGAACCAACATCAGTATTCTTGAACATAGGTCTCTTTAG